The Listeria welshimeri serovar 6b str. SLCC5334 genome has a window encoding:
- a CDS encoding ATP-dependent RecD-like DNA helicase, whose amino-acid sequence MAEQESLALFDDTPEELFMKGTMLSTIFYNAENLFSVVRILVKETNADWDEKDIIVTGFFPALHEQEVYTFYGKMQEHAKFGQQFKADRFRKEMPQSRAGLINYLSGELFKGIGKVTAENIVDTIGDDAITKILSDPSLLNTVPKLPSGAAESLLASLRENQGLEHVMVGLNEYGFGPQLSMKIFQVYKQNAIEVLENNPYKLIEDVKGIGFQRADELGRKLGLGGNHPERLRAGVLFMLDSVCMQQGHVYMEKEVLLGEVTYLLEESEGIRIDQAILLQQVEKLAEEQKIITENTRVYMPSLYYSESGFAYHVKRMLKQTEYQEQFPQSEFLLALGELEERIGVHYGDSQREALEQALMSPMLVLTGGPGTGKTTVIKGIVELYAELNGLSLDPHAYKDGATFPVLLAAPTGRAAKRMSESTGLPAMTIHRLLGMNGQEQMDDDAERLIDGRLLIVDEMSMVDIWLANQLFRALPAHMQVVLVGDQDQLPSVGPGQVLKDILHSEQIPTVALSDIYRQKDGSSIIEMAHYIKEGMLPTDFAKNSADRSFFHCTVNQIGDVVEQVVKNAKNKGFRAKDIQVLAPMYRGPAGIDILNKKLQEIFNPNDTGRRKEVQFGEIKYRVHDKVLQLINQPEKNVFNGDIGEIVSIIYAKENTEKQDLIVVQFDQTEVSYYRQEFNQLTHAYCCSIHKAQGSEFPIVIMPIVRSYYRMLRRDLLYTGVTRSKQFLILCGEEEAFRMGVERVDENKRNTTLSERLMSEDVMLEQMTNKRILTTENITEIDPMIGMEGITPEQFMVG is encoded by the coding sequence ATGGCAGAACAAGAATCTCTTGCCTTATTTGACGATACACCAGAAGAACTTTTTATGAAAGGCACGATGCTGTCTACCATTTTTTATAATGCCGAAAACCTCTTTTCTGTGGTACGGATTTTAGTTAAAGAAACCAATGCGGACTGGGATGAAAAAGACATTATTGTGACTGGTTTTTTTCCTGCGCTTCATGAACAAGAAGTATATACTTTTTATGGGAAAATGCAGGAACATGCTAAATTTGGTCAACAGTTTAAAGCAGATAGATTTCGAAAAGAAATGCCTCAATCTCGTGCCGGATTAATTAATTATCTTTCTGGTGAACTTTTTAAAGGAATTGGCAAGGTCACAGCAGAAAATATTGTTGACACAATTGGTGATGATGCTATTACAAAAATATTATCAGATCCAAGTTTACTAAATACTGTTCCCAAATTGCCATCAGGTGCTGCGGAAAGTTTGCTTGCTTCCCTTAGAGAAAATCAAGGTCTAGAACATGTCATGGTTGGTTTGAATGAATACGGTTTTGGTCCGCAATTATCAATGAAAATTTTTCAAGTATATAAACAAAATGCTATTGAAGTTTTAGAAAATAATCCGTATAAGCTAATTGAAGATGTAAAAGGGATCGGATTTCAGCGTGCCGATGAGCTTGGACGAAAACTGGGGCTCGGTGGGAATCATCCAGAACGCCTTCGTGCAGGTGTTTTATTTATGCTAGATTCTGTTTGTATGCAACAAGGTCATGTGTATATGGAAAAAGAGGTTTTGCTTGGTGAAGTAACTTATTTGCTTGAAGAAAGTGAAGGCATCAGGATTGACCAAGCTATTTTATTACAACAAGTGGAAAAGCTCGCAGAAGAACAAAAAATCATCACTGAAAATACTCGTGTATACATGCCGTCACTATACTATTCAGAAAGCGGTTTTGCTTATCATGTAAAACGGATGTTAAAGCAAACCGAATATCAAGAACAATTTCCGCAATCTGAGTTTTTATTAGCACTTGGAGAATTGGAAGAACGTATTGGAGTACATTACGGAGATTCTCAGCGTGAAGCGTTAGAACAAGCACTAATGTCGCCAATGTTAGTTTTGACTGGTGGACCTGGTACTGGGAAAACAACTGTTATAAAAGGGATTGTGGAACTCTACGCGGAATTAAATGGCCTAAGCCTTGATCCGCACGCGTATAAAGATGGTGCTACTTTTCCAGTGTTACTTGCTGCGCCAACAGGTCGGGCAGCTAAACGGATGTCTGAATCTACCGGTCTTCCAGCAATGACCATTCACCGTTTACTTGGAATGAATGGACAAGAACAAATGGATGACGATGCCGAAAGATTAATTGATGGTCGGCTTTTAATTGTAGATGAAATGTCAATGGTTGATATTTGGCTTGCGAATCAATTATTCCGAGCCTTACCAGCTCATATGCAAGTAGTACTAGTTGGCGACCAAGACCAGCTTCCATCAGTTGGACCTGGCCAAGTTTTGAAAGATATTCTACATTCAGAGCAAATTCCAACTGTCGCTCTCTCAGATATTTATCGTCAAAAAGATGGTTCATCCATTATTGAAATGGCCCATTATATTAAAGAAGGGATGCTACCAACTGATTTTGCGAAAAATAGTGCAGATCGCTCGTTTTTCCACTGTACAGTAAACCAGATTGGGGATGTAGTTGAACAAGTCGTAAAAAATGCTAAAAATAAAGGTTTCCGCGCAAAAGATATTCAAGTGTTAGCACCGATGTATCGCGGACCAGCAGGAATTGATATTTTAAATAAAAAGTTGCAAGAAATTTTCAATCCTAATGATACCGGCCGCCGCAAAGAAGTACAATTCGGGGAAATTAAGTATCGGGTTCACGACAAGGTACTGCAATTAATTAATCAACCTGAAAAGAACGTTTTTAACGGGGATATTGGTGAAATAGTTTCGATAATCTATGCGAAAGAAAATACTGAAAAACAAGATTTGATTGTGGTTCAATTTGATCAAACGGAGGTTTCTTATTACAGACAAGAATTTAATCAATTAACCCATGCTTATTGTTGTTCGATTCATAAAGCCCAAGGGAGCGAGTTTCCAATTGTGATTATGCCAATTGTGCGCAGTTATTATCGAATGTTACGCCGTGATTTACTTTATACAGGAGTGACAAGAAGTAAACAATTCCTTATCCTGTGCGGAGAAGAAGAAGCTTTTCGAATGGGCGTAGAGCGTGTGGATGAAAACAAACGAAATACAACCCTCTCTGAACGTTTAATGAGCGAAGATGTAATGCTAGAACAAATGACGAATAAACGCATATTAACGACGGAAAATATTACAGAAATTGATCCTATGATTGGAATGGAAGGGATTACCCCAGAACAATTTATGGTAGGATGA
- the pieS gene encoding two component system sensor histidine kinase PieS, producing the protein MKRMKFKYAYQLFFTQFIILLIACIMIGVLVSHSLKDYFYQSQVDDLTSYGETISMDIRHSPQDATVQVLNTYQRILDVKKIHYTIKNADDETIYPTQMNQPLPKDFSISKDDKKKLKSGETVSKKIDNRFNREMTIVYVPIMNGDKFVGSIVLNSPISGTEQVIGTINRYMFYTILLSITIALILSAILSKLQVNRINKLRSATKDVIQGNYKARLKENNFDEIGALAIDFNKMTQTLEKSQEEIERQEKRRRQFIADVSHEMRTPLTTISGVTEGLVNDIIPKSETDRCIALIDTEAKRLTKLVNENLDYEKIRSNKIKLQKTRFNGREFLELIKEQLDYVATEKGNTITVNIDQDMNIYADYDRLTQVFINIVKNSVQFTENGQITLTGTQDYKESVLTITDTGIGMNTEELEQIWERFYKADMSRTNTAFGESGIGLSIVKQLIEYHDGTISVTSKPNEGTTFTIRLPFFQDNEQ; encoded by the coding sequence ATGAAGCGAATGAAATTTAAATATGCTTATCAACTTTTTTTCACACAATTTATCATCTTGCTCATTGCTTGTATTATGATTGGGGTGTTAGTCTCCCATTCATTAAAAGATTATTTTTATCAAAGCCAAGTAGATGATTTAACTAGTTATGGTGAAACAATTTCAATGGATATCAGGCATTCCCCTCAAGATGCAACCGTCCAAGTACTTAATACCTACCAACGTATTTTAGATGTGAAAAAAATTCATTACACCATCAAAAATGCAGATGATGAAACGATTTATCCAACTCAAATGAATCAGCCCTTACCAAAAGATTTCTCCATTTCTAAAGATGATAAAAAGAAATTAAAAAGCGGCGAAACGGTCAGCAAAAAAATCGATAATCGTTTTAACCGTGAAATGACAATTGTCTATGTGCCAATCATGAACGGGGATAAATTTGTTGGTTCTATCGTCTTAAATTCTCCAATTAGTGGAACAGAGCAAGTGATAGGAACCATAAATCGTTATATGTTCTATACTATTTTACTTTCAATTACGATAGCACTTATTTTGAGTGCCATTCTGTCTAAGCTTCAAGTTAATCGTATCAATAAATTACGATCTGCGACCAAAGACGTTATCCAAGGTAATTATAAAGCACGTCTAAAAGAAAATAATTTTGATGAGATTGGCGCGCTTGCTATTGATTTTAATAAAATGACGCAAACGCTTGAAAAGTCTCAAGAAGAAATCGAACGTCAAGAAAAGCGGCGCCGTCAGTTTATCGCGGATGTTTCTCATGAGATGCGTACCCCACTGACTACGATCAGCGGTGTGACAGAGGGATTAGTAAATGATATTATTCCAAAAAGTGAAACGGATCGTTGTATTGCACTCATTGATACAGAAGCAAAACGATTAACAAAATTGGTCAATGAAAATCTTGATTATGAAAAAATAAGAAGTAATAAAATCAAACTACAAAAAACTCGTTTTAACGGTCGAGAATTTTTAGAGTTAATCAAAGAACAACTAGATTATGTAGCAACCGAAAAAGGCAATACTATTACAGTAAATATTGATCAGGATATGAATATCTATGCTGATTATGACCGATTAACACAAGTTTTTATTAATATTGTTAAAAACAGTGTGCAGTTTACCGAAAATGGTCAAATTACATTAACTGGTACGCAAGACTATAAAGAATCTGTATTAACTATCACGGATACGGGAATCGGCATGAATACAGAAGAATTGGAACAAATTTGGGAACGATTTTATAAAGCAGATATGTCCCGAACAAATACAGCTTTTGGGGAATCAGGAATTGGTCTCTCTATTGTGAAGCAGTTAATTGAGTATCATGATGGAACAATTAGCGTTACAAGTAAGCCAAATGAAGGCACTACATTTACTATTCGCTTACCGTTTTTCCAAGATAATGAACAGTAA
- a CDS encoding tetratricopeptide repeat protein, translating into MQEGNLEEAVKLFTEVIEEHPSDPVGYINFGNVLLSMDDFERAELFFKRALELDDTVPAAYYSLGNLYYELERYQEAADSFQNATKQGMENGDLFFMLGMSFVQMEVLTLAMPYLLRSVELNPEDAEALFQYGIVLARSGFYEDAINMLERVLLVKSEDPDALYNIGAAYLAWQGDIVLAKTYFERALADGTTHELAENALNAIQDLENEAE; encoded by the coding sequence ATGCAAGAAGGAAACTTAGAAGAAGCAGTTAAACTATTTACTGAAGTGATTGAAGAACATCCAAGTGATCCAGTCGGTTATATTAATTTTGGTAATGTTTTGTTATCAATGGATGATTTTGAACGTGCAGAATTATTTTTCAAAAGAGCGTTAGAGCTGGACGATACGGTTCCGGCAGCTTATTATAGTTTAGGAAATTTATATTATGAATTAGAGCGTTATCAAGAAGCGGCAGACAGTTTTCAAAATGCAACAAAACAAGGAATGGAAAATGGTGACTTGTTTTTCATGTTAGGAATGAGTTTTGTTCAAATGGAAGTGCTAACACTTGCGATGCCATACTTGCTTAGAAGTGTAGAGCTAAATCCAGAAGACGCTGAAGCACTATTTCAATATGGGATTGTCCTTGCGCGCAGTGGTTTTTATGAAGATGCGATTAATATGCTTGAGCGTGTGTTGCTTGTTAAATCAGAAGATCCAGATGCACTTTATAACATTGGAGCTGCTTATTTAGCATGGCAAGGCGATATTGTACTTGCGAAAACTTATTTTGAACGCGCACTTGCAGACGGAACAACGCATGAACTTGCTGAGAATGCTTTAAATGCAATTCAAGATTTAGAGAACGAAGCGGAGTAA
- the alaS gene encoding alanine--tRNA ligase — protein sequence MKQLSSAEVRQLFLDFFKEKGHTIEPSAPLVPNNDPTILWINSGVATMKKYFDGSVIPDNPRMANAQKSIRTNDIENVGKTARHHTFFEMLGNFSIGDYFKEGAIVFAWEFLTSPKWIGFDPDKLYVTVYPEDEEAKTIWREKIGLSEEHIVEIEDNFWDIGIGPSGPDSEIFYDRGPTFGDDTSDPELYPGGENERYLEIWNLVFSQFNHNPDGTYTPLPKQNIDTGMGLERMVSIIQDAPTNFETDLFMPIIREVEQIAGVKYGHNQENDVAFKVIADHIRTVAFAIGDGALPSNEGRGYILRRLLRRAVRYAKVLTINEPFMYKLVPVVGKIMNSFYPEVENQTDFIQKVIRTEEERFHETLNEGLAILETILKTAKETNEQVIKGADIFKLYDTFGFPVELTEEYAEDHGLKVDHAGFEAEMKEQRDRARSARADVKSMQVQGELLANLTAKSEFVGYNATEHVSEILYIIQDDALVDEVASGKTAQVIFKETPFYAESGGQVADKGTIESETGLAYVEDVQKAPNKQNLHRISVKEGVLKTGDTVKLAVDKVKRRETIKNHTATHLLHRALKDTLGEHVNQAGSLVSPDRLRFDFSHFGQITEEELTKMEEIVNEKIWEQINVVIEEMPIAEAKELGAMALFGEKYGDVVRVVQVGKYSIELCGGVHVRNTADIGLFKIVSETGIGAGTRRIEAVTGKEAYRFVTEQENTLKHTANLLKATTKEAPQKVEQLQADLREVKRENESLLSKLASAASADIFESPEEIGGVKVIAKQVNAKDMNQLRQFVDNWKDKKIGGILVLGAVQGEKVNLISAVSEDAIKAGYHAGKLLKEVATKCGGNGGGRPDMAQAGGKNPAELATALDYVSTCVKEQQA from the coding sequence ATGAAACAATTATCAAGCGCAGAAGTTAGACAACTATTTTTAGATTTCTTTAAAGAAAAAGGGCATACAATCGAACCTAGTGCGCCACTTGTGCCGAATAACGATCCAACGATTCTTTGGATTAATAGTGGCGTTGCAACAATGAAAAAATACTTTGACGGTTCGGTTATTCCTGATAATCCAAGAATGGCTAATGCTCAAAAATCAATCCGTACAAATGATATTGAAAATGTAGGTAAAACAGCACGCCACCATACTTTTTTTGAAATGCTAGGAAACTTTTCTATTGGTGATTATTTTAAAGAAGGAGCTATCGTTTTTGCTTGGGAATTCCTAACAAGCCCTAAATGGATTGGCTTTGATCCTGATAAATTATACGTAACGGTGTATCCAGAAGATGAAGAAGCGAAAACTATATGGCGGGAAAAAATCGGTTTAAGTGAAGAACATATTGTAGAAATTGAAGATAATTTCTGGGATATCGGTATTGGACCAAGTGGCCCAGATAGCGAAATTTTCTATGACCGCGGACCTACTTTTGGAGATGATACAAGTGATCCAGAACTTTATCCAGGTGGGGAAAACGAACGTTATCTAGAAATTTGGAATTTAGTATTTTCTCAGTTTAACCATAATCCAGATGGAACTTACACGCCACTTCCTAAACAAAATATTGATACTGGGATGGGGCTTGAACGGATGGTTTCTATCATTCAAGATGCACCAACTAACTTTGAAACAGACCTATTTATGCCAATTATTCGAGAAGTAGAACAAATTGCTGGTGTGAAATACGGCCATAATCAAGAAAATGATGTAGCATTTAAAGTAATCGCTGACCATATTCGGACAGTTGCATTTGCGATTGGCGATGGCGCATTACCATCCAACGAAGGACGCGGCTATATTTTACGTCGTTTACTCCGCCGAGCTGTTCGTTACGCAAAAGTCTTAACAATCAACGAACCTTTTATGTATAAATTAGTACCAGTAGTTGGAAAAATCATGAATAGTTTCTACCCAGAAGTAGAAAATCAAACAGACTTTATCCAAAAAGTGATTCGCACAGAAGAAGAACGTTTTCACGAAACATTAAACGAAGGTCTAGCAATTTTGGAAACAATCCTAAAAACTGCCAAAGAAACAAACGAACAAGTAATCAAAGGCGCAGATATCTTCAAATTATATGATACATTTGGCTTCCCAGTAGAATTAACGGAAGAATACGCAGAAGATCATGGCTTAAAAGTCGATCATGCTGGATTTGAAGCGGAAATGAAAGAACAACGTGACCGCGCTCGTTCTGCAAGAGCTGACGTGAAATCTATGCAAGTCCAAGGTGAACTTCTTGCAAACCTGACAGCTAAAAGCGAGTTTGTTGGTTATAATGCAACTGAACATGTTTCGGAAATCTTATATATCATTCAAGATGACGCACTTGTAGATGAAGTAGCGTCTGGAAAAACAGCACAAGTTATTTTCAAAGAAACCCCTTTTTATGCAGAAAGCGGTGGTCAAGTTGCTGACAAAGGAACGATTGAAAGTGAAACTGGCCTTGCCTATGTAGAAGATGTTCAAAAAGCACCAAATAAACAAAATTTACATCGTATTTCCGTTAAAGAAGGCGTATTAAAAACAGGCGATACAGTGAAACTTGCTGTGGACAAAGTAAAACGTCGTGAAACAATTAAAAACCATACTGCAACCCATCTTTTACATCGCGCATTGAAAGATACACTAGGCGAGCACGTTAACCAAGCGGGTTCACTAGTTTCTCCTGATCGTTTGCGTTTTGACTTCTCTCATTTTGGTCAAATTACAGAAGAAGAACTAACAAAAATGGAAGAAATCGTCAATGAAAAGATCTGGGAACAAATCAATGTTGTGATTGAAGAAATGCCTATTGCAGAAGCGAAAGAACTTGGCGCGATGGCATTGTTTGGCGAAAAATATGGCGATGTCGTTCGTGTAGTTCAAGTAGGAAAATATAGTATTGAGCTTTGTGGTGGGGTCCATGTGCGCAATACCGCTGATATTGGCTTATTTAAAATTGTATCCGAAACCGGTATTGGAGCTGGCACTAGACGTATCGAAGCAGTTACGGGGAAAGAAGCCTATCGCTTTGTAACCGAACAAGAAAATACGCTAAAACATACGGCTAACCTTTTAAAAGCGACCACAAAAGAAGCGCCGCAAAAAGTAGAACAACTACAAGCGGATTTACGTGAAGTGAAACGTGAAAATGAATCATTATTAAGCAAATTAGCAAGTGCTGCAAGTGCTGATATTTTTGAATCACCAGAAGAAATCGGTGGCGTCAAAGTAATCGCTAAACAAGTAAATGCAAAAGATATGAACCAATTGCGTCAGTTCGTGGATAATTGGAAAGATAAAAAAATTGGTGGAATCCTTGTTTTAGGAGCAGTACAAGGAGAAAAAGTGAACTTGATTTCTGCTGTTTCAGAAGATGCTATTAAAGCCGGCTATCATGCAGGTAAATTACTAAAAGAAGTAGCAACAAAATGTGGCGGTAACGGTGGTGGACGTCCTGATATGGCTCAAGCAGGTGGTAAAAATCCAGCAGAACTAGCAACTGCCCTTGATTATGTTTCCACATGTGTGAAAGAACAACAAGCATAA
- a CDS encoding ABC transporter ATP-binding protein: MTKVLTFENISYWYKTKDESILSDINYDFESGVFYTVVGSSGSGKTTFLSLAGGLDTQKEGDIYYKGSSLKSIGLQQFRNRYVSIVFQSYNLLTYMTALQNVTTAMEITHVNQPDKKAFALSMLEKVGITEKMARQKVLTLSGGQQQRVSIARALCCETDLIVADEPTGNLDERTSKEVVTLFQDLAHKEGKCVIMVTHDPEIAKVSDVKLTLKNGSFVEKKQSTSSLINS, encoded by the coding sequence ATGACGAAAGTATTGACGTTTGAAAATATTTCTTATTGGTATAAAACAAAAGATGAATCGATTTTGAGTGATATTAACTATGATTTTGAATCGGGTGTATTTTACACTGTAGTCGGCAGCTCTGGCTCTGGAAAAACCACCTTTTTATCACTTGCTGGAGGGCTAGATACGCAAAAAGAAGGCGACATTTATTATAAAGGTAGCTCGCTTAAAAGTATTGGATTGCAACAATTTAGAAACAGATATGTATCTATCGTATTTCAAAGTTATAATTTATTAACTTATATGACAGCTCTTCAAAACGTCACAACTGCAATGGAAATAACACATGTTAATCAACCCGATAAAAAAGCTTTTGCACTAAGCATGTTAGAAAAAGTTGGTATTACAGAGAAAATGGCACGCCAAAAAGTTCTCACCTTAAGTGGTGGTCAACAACAGCGAGTGTCGATTGCACGAGCACTATGTTGTGAAACGGATTTAATTGTAGCGGATGAACCAACTGGAAACTTGGATGAACGCACAAGTAAAGAAGTAGTTACTTTATTCCAAGATTTAGCGCATAAAGAAGGAAAATGTGTCATTATGGTAACGCATGACCCAGAAATTGCAAAAGTATCAGATGTAAAACTAACGCTTAAAAACGGTAGCTTTGTTGAAAAGAAACAATCAACAAGCAGCTTAATAAACAGTTGA
- the pieR gene encoding two component system response regulator PieR gives MKLLMIEDNVSVCEMIEMFFMKEEIDATFVHDGKLGFETFFKDDFDIAIIDLMLPNMDGMTICRKIREVSDVPIIILTAKESESDQVLGLEMGADDYVTKPFSPLTLMARIKAVTRRKNNSSSNENEEDILETNYFKISKRTREIFYQGKLLDALTPKEFDLLYFLMQHPRQVFSREQLLEQVWGYQFYGDERTVDVHIKRLRQKIATDTKPFLHTVWGVGYKFDETE, from the coding sequence ATGAAACTACTGATGATAGAAGATAATGTGAGTGTTTGTGAAATGATAGAAATGTTCTTTATGAAAGAAGAAATTGATGCAACGTTTGTGCACGATGGCAAACTTGGCTTTGAAACATTTTTTAAAGATGATTTTGATATTGCGATTATTGATTTAATGTTGCCAAATATGGATGGCATGACTATTTGCAGGAAAATACGTGAAGTCAGCGATGTTCCTATCATTATTTTAACAGCGAAAGAATCAGAATCAGACCAGGTACTTGGACTTGAAATGGGTGCGGATGATTATGTAACAAAACCATTTAGCCCACTTACTTTAATGGCTCGAATCAAAGCTGTCACTCGTCGGAAAAATAATAGTTCTTCCAATGAAAACGAGGAAGATATTTTAGAAACAAACTATTTTAAAATCAGTAAACGTACTCGCGAAATTTTTTATCAAGGAAAGCTTTTAGATGCTTTAACACCAAAAGAATTTGATTTACTTTACTTTTTAATGCAGCATCCACGTCAAGTTTTTTCAAGAGAACAATTACTGGAGCAAGTTTGGGGTTATCAATTTTATGGAGATGAGCGTACTGTGGATGTTCATATTAAACGTTTACGCCAAAAAATTGCCACAGATACGAAGCCGTTTTTACACACTGTTTGGGGTGTGGGCTACAAATTTGATGAAACGGAATGA
- a CDS encoding ABC transporter permease, protein MNFFKRAWLSMKARKGRSVLQLIIFTVVCVLILSGFTIQSAADKASELAREQLGGTVTLTVDQEKQMAAMQKEASSSDETSTDTKPKFQSNPIDVSDANDLAALEHVKSYNYYSSTQALASGFDPIESSGDTSTSDDSTSSKDTEGPGGGNGGPQMVDADLSINGLLDSETSTDFEAGTSELTSGVAITADDKGKNVAMVEENLAKQNDWKVGDSFTVTSSDGNTKVTLKIVGIYKTTDSGSDMAQNFSFLNPYNKVYVPYTVANTIKGSDYKNTVDSAVYTMDDAANISAFEKEAKKVDSIDWDTFKLDANDTLYQQMIGPIDSVASFSKNVVYIVSIAGALILGLLVMMQVRDRKYEMGVLLAIGEKRGKLIAQFFVEILIVALISFGLAAASSHYVAQLAGNQLLEQQNSSTTETTNNTENRGPGGGGQGGPGGFAGSVSNLTKNTEQIKELDIQVTLEDMLKMGGIGIGIAFISVLLPAALVLRMNPKTILTKQE, encoded by the coding sequence ATGAATTTTTTTAAACGAGCATGGCTCAGCATGAAAGCGAGAAAAGGAAGATCTGTTTTACAACTAATTATTTTCACTGTAGTCTGTGTGCTTATTTTATCAGGCTTTACCATTCAATCAGCCGCTGATAAAGCAAGCGAGTTAGCTAGAGAACAACTTGGCGGAACAGTGACACTTACTGTTGACCAAGAAAAACAAATGGCTGCGATGCAAAAAGAAGCTTCAAGTAGTGATGAAACTTCGACAGATACAAAACCAAAATTTCAAAGCAATCCTATTGATGTAAGTGATGCAAATGATTTAGCAGCATTAGAACATGTTAAAAGCTATAATTATTATTCTAGTACACAAGCATTAGCATCTGGTTTTGACCCGATTGAATCCTCGGGAGATACTTCGACAAGTGATGATTCTACTAGCTCTAAAGATACAGAGGGACCAGGTGGAGGTAACGGCGGCCCGCAAATGGTGGATGCTGACTTGAGCATAAATGGTTTACTGGATTCTGAAACAAGCACAGATTTTGAAGCAGGAACAAGCGAATTAACTAGTGGTGTAGCAATTACAGCAGATGATAAAGGCAAGAATGTAGCGATGGTGGAAGAAAATTTAGCCAAACAAAATGATTGGAAAGTTGGCGATTCTTTCACAGTGACTTCCAGTGATGGGAATACTAAAGTAACTTTAAAAATTGTCGGCATTTATAAAACGACTGATTCTGGAAGCGATATGGCGCAAAATTTCTCTTTCCTAAATCCCTATAACAAAGTATACGTTCCTTACACAGTAGCAAATACAATTAAAGGTTCTGACTATAAAAATACGGTAGATTCCGCAGTTTATACAATGGATGATGCAGCAAATATTTCTGCTTTTGAAAAAGAAGCAAAAAAAGTGGATAGCATTGATTGGGATACATTTAAACTAGATGCTAATGATACACTTTATCAACAAATGATTGGTCCAATTGATAGTGTAGCGTCGTTCTCTAAAAATGTAGTGTATATTGTCAGCATTGCGGGAGCTTTAATCTTAGGTTTACTTGTGATGATGCAAGTACGTGACCGTAAATATGAAATGGGTGTTCTTTTAGCCATTGGTGAAAAACGAGGTAAATTAATTGCTCAATTCTTTGTAGAAATTTTAATTGTTGCACTGATTTCCTTTGGATTAGCAGCTGCCAGCAGTCATTACGTAGCGCAACTAGCGGGAAATCAACTTCTGGAGCAACAAAATTCATCGACAACTGAAACAACTAATAATACAGAGAATCGCGGTCCTGGTGGCGGTGGACAAGGTGGTCCAGGCGGTTTTGCAGGAAGTGTTAGTAACCTAACAAAAAATACAGAACAAATCAAAGAGCTAGACATCCAAGTAACATTAGAAGATATGTTGAAAATGGGCGGAATCGGAATTGGAATAGCCTTTATCTCGGTTCTTTTGCCAGCCGCACTGGTTCTTCGTATGAATCCAAAAACAATTCTAACTAAACAGGAGTAG
- a CDS encoding alpha/beta hydrolase, protein MKKLAIIGSAVVLFCLLIWGYFYFNSEPSNVAEDAANSTKTVDVLEENDILVFTPRKSDAGLSVILYPGAFVDALSYAPLANNLASSGFKTYVVEMPLNLAVFGKNRATDIIDEAPDEKFVIGGHSLGGVMASRFAHENNNEIEGVFFLASYPDKKGSLKNASFPAISITATKDNVLNKEAYNKNKKYLPKDTTFVSIEGGNHGQFGSYGEQHGDGKATISGTVQTDQVTNALIAWLNTSVKTQER, encoded by the coding sequence ATGAAAAAGTTAGCGATTATTGGGAGTGCCGTTGTTTTATTTTGTCTTCTCATTTGGGGATATTTTTATTTTAACTCTGAGCCATCGAATGTAGCGGAAGATGCTGCAAACTCGACAAAAACGGTGGATGTGCTTGAGGAAAATGATATTCTTGTCTTTACCCCGCGAAAATCAGATGCAGGATTAAGCGTTATTTTGTATCCAGGAGCTTTTGTGGATGCTTTAAGTTATGCGCCACTTGCTAATAATCTTGCTTCCAGCGGTTTTAAAACGTATGTTGTGGAAATGCCACTTAATTTAGCTGTTTTCGGAAAAAATCGCGCGACAGATATTATTGATGAAGCACCTGATGAAAAATTTGTTATTGGTGGTCACTCACTCGGTGGCGTCATGGCATCCAGATTTGCACATGAAAACAACAATGAAATAGAAGGTGTATTTTTCTTAGCTAGTTACCCTGATAAAAAAGGCTCTTTAAAAAATGCCTCTTTTCCAGCAATTTCCATTACTGCGACCAAAGATAATGTTTTAAATAAAGAGGCTTATAATAAAAATAAAAAATACTTGCCAAAAGATACCACTTTTGTTTCTATTGAAGGTGGAAATCATGGCCAATTTGGTTCATATGGAGAACAACATGGTGACGGAAAAGCTACCATTAGCGGGACAGTTCAAACGGACCAAGTAACGAATGCGCTTATAGCATGGTTAAATACATCTGTAAAAACTCAAGAAAGATAG